ACCTGCATGTAGGGGGAGGATGCGGGGCCCTGGTGGGGGCGGCATGGGCATGCTGCCGTCCGAGGGGGTCCTGCGGTGCCCTAGGGTTTGTGCGCGGGGGCGTATCGCCCCATCAGAGGGGGTGCGTCTGTGCCCCCTGTTCATGGTTGCAGACACATGGGTGGGTGTGAGGGACTGATTAGGCTCCCTCTTGAAGCTCTCTGCCCTCAGATCCAGGAGTGGGTTAACGGAGGGGACGGGGGGCACCGCGGGGAGGGAGAAGCCCACTCCGGGGGTCAACGCCAAGTCCTCAAGGTCCGAGGGAAGGAGGGATTTGGTGGAGTTGCAgtctgagagggaggagagggagaggagggtgacgGAGGGAGAGGGGTCCGTGCAGGGGAGAGTAGAGTCGCGGTggcgggacagagagagggacagggcgcggctcggaggagaggtgctgcgGCGGAAGCGACCCGTTCGCTGGAAAATGCTGTCCTTTTTCTTGCGCTGCTCCTCTCTAAGGTCCTGCTCGTCCTGTTGTACCTAGACACACACATGGAAACTGGTCAGTTCTTACTGGCATCTACTGTACAATCTACGGTTGTATGATGTCAACTGACACACATACTTGACCTTGTCAACTCCCAGGTGTAGAGTATAAACCATTATTCAATGTATTAAGAGAATCTCTACAGCAGGTGGCAGGATTGACTTGTTTGTTGCCATGGTTTGGGTCATTTTGTCCATCTGGGTGTTACAGACCCTTttcctgctcctcccttcctccctccgttACCTGTAGTCTCCCCAGCTGTAGCAGGTCCAGCCCCAAACCTACAGAGGCCAGTAGGGAGGCACAGCCCAGTAGCAGCAGGTCGCTCTTCTTCCTCTGGCTGCAGCGCCGCAGAGAGTCCTGGTAACCCAGCCCGCTCCCTAGCCCAGCAGGCCCCTGCCCGGGCCCTAGCCCGGGCCCCAGCCCGGGCCCCAGCCCGCCACACGAGGGACCTCCCTCCTCCACAGACCCGTTACTGCTGGTCTCTGGGGGCATCAGAGACCCGGGCGACTCCTCCAACTCACAGTGCtcctctgtcagagagagagcgagagagaaagagcagagaaagagagagataagaaagtGTGAGAGGGAGAACAAGGCATTTCAATCAATCAAGAGTCTAACTGATTTTGTGTCCATAGTATGTTTTACAATCTCGTTTCTGTTGCAGAAATAGTGATAAACACAGAGACTCACCCATTTCATTGAGGCTGGAGAAGCCGGCGGTCATGGGGGCGTGTTTTGGAGACTTGCCCAGATTCGGGGCACTAGAGGACCACACCTTGCATCCGTCGCCTAGCGACTTCAACCTGCAAGAAGAAGAAGATTGGGTCAATAATGTTTACTGATACCATACACCAAACACTCGCCAGAATAATGYTCAGAGATGATTTGAATATGCAAATGCAAAAATCAGAAAGGGTAGCAGGCAAGTTTGTTTTTGGACCATGACTGTTACCTGTCCTCTCCGCCCAGTCTCTCTTTCTGGAGGGTGGAGCTGGGGCCCCAGGTGCGTCCCTTCTTTTTGCTAGCTGCCAGGTCCTCCTTCTTACACACGGCACTACGGCCCCATGTCTTACTGCCATCGCTGGGCGTCACTGAGGGCCACAATAACACAGGTGTTGTCGTTataacaaaacaaatcaaattcctGATGTGCAGTGAGCGTAACAAAATGTATTCACTTGCACACAAGATCCAGGGAGGGAATCCACAATTTGGGATTATATTGACACAATATCGTCCCTCACAATTGAATAACTGGTATTAACTTTTGGTTCCCCTCaacccctgtctctgtctcccccacAGATCAACTCACGTCGTATGGCCCTGAGGCGGGGTATGACCCCTGGGCTGGCTGGAGGTGTGGTGCTCTCATTGCCCTGGGGTTTCCTCTTATCCACGCTCGGAGACGCCTGCACTGTGATCTTATGCTCAAAACCTGTGTACATACAAAACAGGGAGGAATTAGAGTCAAAATTCCAAATTGCTTGGTTTTACAGAAATCCCGGTGTGaagattcccggaatcaggagggaataagcaaaAAAGCTGGTAATCTTCCAACTGGTAATTCTTGAAAACCTGTGGATTTTggaaaagttaccagaattttgcaatcCTAATAAgaatagaaagaaaaaataatGATGCACTATTCAAATAATAGGATAAATGTTTGGGTGCAATATCTGCCACCACCCACCAGAGGGCAGACTGATGCTGTTGCTGTCTCGGCCCAGTTTGAGTAGTCTGCTCTTTTTGAAGTGGCCCTTGCGCTTCTTGACCCTGGGCTTCTCCTGGTACATCTGGTGGATGATGATGTTGAGTTCACGCTCCACGATATCGatctctctctcagccagctcctgctctctcctcYTcagctgctcctcctgctccctctgcTCCTCAGCCGCACGAGCCAACGCCTCCTCCCAGGAACGCAACTCctacaggagagaagaggggcaTGTCAAGGAAATGGAGCATTTGGAACAAAAATGTAGATGTAATGTTACAGCAACATAACACCCTGTCGAGGATCTTCACATTGCCAAGGCAACAGCACTTTGCAACGTACACTTTGTGAGGGATGTTGACAACATTCCCACATGACCGTGTGGGCTCCTCTCACCTTCTCCTTGGCCCTGAGCTCGTCAAACATCTGCTGGATCTCCAGCCTCCAGTCCTCCTGCAGAGAGTGGAAGGACTCCAGGGGCATCTGAAACATGGCCGATTGTTCGATGGCCAGCAGTCGCATCAGGATATTCGTGAAGGACGGGCGACTGTGGGGGTTGGGGCTCCAGGACTCtgaggatggggagaggaggttGAGTGAAAATAACTTTCATGTAAATTCCCAAACAACAAAGTACAGTCTTTTAGATGTACAcatctcccctccacctccaccaccgaACAGACCACAGTGCTCTGTAGCACTACTTGCCCTCAGATCCCAAACAATTGCTTATAGACAGACAGAAAATATTTCAAGTCGTTGGAATGGGCAGaggaaaaagaaagaggagaggaaagagaggagagacgggaatAAACAGAGAGCAGACACAGTAGAGAGGGGTGACAAAGGAGAGATTAAAGGATGAACAGGGATAagacggaggagagggagagagggatgaagagagaaagagcattAGGAATGCATGGAAATAGTGGAGAAAGAAGTGGAGCGAGAGACTATACCAGTTTGCTGACTGGGAGGTGAACCTACTCTCACTCTGACCTCCAACAATAATAGACGTGAAACTGGGCTGACAGGAAGCCATCTTGGCTCTCATCAAGAAGTGAAACTGGGCTGACAGGCGACCATCTTGGTTCTAATCAATAAGTGAAACTGGGTTTACAGGCAATCATCTTGGCACGTGAAACTGGCCTGACAGGCAACCATCTTTGCTCTACTCCATAGGTGAAACTGGGCTGACAGGCAGCCAGCCATCTTGGTTCTTACCTGCCAGCAGGAGTGCGAAGGGCTCGGGACAGGTGGACGGGACGGGCAGGGTCAGTTTGTTCATGGCCACTCCGTACGCCACGGCCAGCGCATCTATCTCACGGTACGGAACCTCTCCTGTTAGCAGCTCCCATAGCAACACCCCgaaactgaggagagagagacggggggagagagGTACAGCTTAAAATCATAGGCACTTGTCACGATTGCACAGGCTattcatatacactgctcaaaaaaattaagggaacacttaaacaacacaatgtaactccaagtcaatcacacttctatgaaatcaaactgtccacttaggaagcaacactgattgacaataaatttcacatgctgttgtgcaaatggaatagacaaaaggtggaaattataggcaattagcaagacacccccaaaaaaggagtgattctgcagctGGTGactacagaccacttctcagttcctatgcttcctggctgatgttttggtcacttttgaatgctggcggtgctctcactctagtggtagcatgcgacggagtctacaacccacacaagtggctcgggtagtgcagctcatccaggatggcacatcaatgcgagctgtggcaaaaaggtttgctgtgtctgtcagcgtagtgtccagagcatggaggcgcaccagagacaggccagtacatcaggagacgtggaggaggccgtagagggcaacaacccagcagcaggaccgctacctccgcctttgagcaggaggagcactgccaaaaccctgcaaaatgacctccagcaggccacaaatgtgcatgtgtcagcatatggtctcgcaaggggtctgaggatctcatctcggtacctaatggcagtcaggctacctctggcgtggagggctgtgcgccccacaaagaaatgccaccccacaccatgactgacccaccaccaaactggtcatgctggaggatgttgcaggcggcagaacgttctccacggcgtctccagactctgtcacgtctgtcacatgtgctcatgtgctcagtggaaccgctttcatctgtgaagagcacagggcaccagtggcgaatttgccaatcttggtgttctctggcaaatgccaaacgtcctgcacggtgctgggctgtaagcacaacccccacctgtgacgtcgggccctcataccaccctcatggagtctgtttctgaccgtttagcagacacatgcacatttgtggcctgctggaggtcattttgcagggcctggcagtgcacctcctggcacaaaggcggaggtagcggtcctgctgctgggttgttgctctcctacggcctcctccacgtctcctgatgtactggccttctccttggtagcgcctccatgctctggacactacgctgacagacacagcaaacctttttgccacagctcgcattgatgtaccatcctggatgagctgcactacctgagccacttgtgtgggttgtagactccgtcgcatgctaccactagagtgagcaccgccagcattcaaaagtgaccaaaacatcagccaggaagcataggaactgagaagtgtctgtggtcaccacctgcagaatcacccttttttggggtgtcttgctaattgcctataatttccaccttttgtctattccatttgcacaacagcatgtgaaattattgtcaatcagtgttgcttcctaagtggacagtttgatttcatagaagtgtgattgacttggagttacattgtgttgtttaagtgttccctttatttttttgagcagtgtattaactTAACACACCCTTTATGTTACCTACTATATATGGCAGATTTAAATTGCCCCTGAGGGTATGAATAGTGGAAGTATTGAAAGAACAAGGACACTAGCTACTGACTGTGGGTGTTGCATGTGCACCATGCTGTGTGTACTACATGTCCCACAGTAACAAAAACTGTACAGTTTACATGACAGAGTGTTGTACCTCCAGACGTCGCTGCTCTTGGAGAACAGGGAGAGTTTGATGACCTCGGGGGCCATCCAGGCGTAGGTGCCCGCCGCGCTCATCTTGGTGGTCTGGTGCCACTCCCGTGCCAGGCCAAAATCTGTGATCTTCAGGGTCCTGCCACCCAGATCCTCCCTCTCGATGGGCTCCAGGATCAGGactgaggagaaagagggaaggagatggCGAGAGAAGGGTGTGGGGAAAGAGCGACGGACAGAAGGGGGAAGAGAATaggtggagagaagggagagatagtTTGAGTTTGTCATGCATACCACTAACTCTACTACTCTCCGTCCTCCAACAGAGGCCCTTATCCAAAGCACAGCACACCCTACCATCACATACATCGATAGTAGGTGTAGTTATTGACAAAAGCAATTCAGGTTAAATGTGTGATTCAAGGGCAGTGCAACCTGGGGATTATCAGCCAGTATCTGACCCTAGTCACCTGGCCATATTCCTCTAATAGGCTATAGGCCATATCTGTCATAAACTTGTATTTTCCTCAGGTCTACACTcaactattgacaaaaggtttggTCAGAGCAGTGTTCAGGTCTCTGCCTCGCCGACATTATGCACTGTACCCAGCACGTCCGTTCTGAGAATTTCCATACGATGTTGCAACCGTTTCAAAGTCTCTGGGTGACAGAGGTGAGTTGGCTTTTCCTGTTGAACTCCCAGCATTGGCCTTTctgctctctcctgtcctctcctctccatgcaCTTCCTCCTTCATTTCCGCATGAGGGCTGGCTATGGAAATATTTGGAGTGTACACAGTCCACAgtgctgggagagaggaggggattgtACTTGCTTATCTACAGGCGCATGCAAAGGGAGGCGGGGAGAGGCACAGCACACAGCTGAGTCTTTGTTTAAGCACACgcacactgacacagacacacacagacctggcTCACGTGAAACAGGTGTGCCTCTGAGACTCATTATATGCTGWCAGGCAGCTAATGTCCAAACACACGCAATCAAAAGGTAATGTCAAGTACAGTACATATAGTATATATTGAGTCTTCACAATTGATCAAGATTTCACCATATCATGGGCTTTTCTTAATCTCCCGATGCCGACCACTATTCATCAAATAGCATTCTGACATTTCCTTTTAGGACAATCAACAATGTTCTGGGTTCAATGGCATGATAACATACTGTATRcagtgccttcagaaagtattcataccccttgacttcctccacattttgttgtgttacagcctgtattcaaaattgattaaatcgattTTATTTCTCACccaactacacacaatatcccataatggcaaagtaaaaacatgttttttagacatttttgcgaatttattgaaaatgaaatgtagaaatatctcatttacataagtattcacacccctgagtcaatactttgtagaagcatcYtggcagcgattacagcggtgagtctttctgggtaaaagtCTCGAAGAGGTTTCCACACGTGGAGTGcgtaacatttgcccattattcttttcaaaaatcttcaagctctgtcaaattggttgctgctcattgctggacaaccatttttaggtcttgccatagattttcaagtagatttaagtcaaaactgtaacctgggaacattcactgtcttcttggtagcaactccagtgtagatttggccttgtgttttaagttattgtcctgctgaaagttgaattcatCTCCTagtggaaatcagactgaaccaagttttcctctaggatttttgcctgtgcttagctccattctgtttcttttttatcctgaaaactcctgagtccttaacgattacaagcatacccataacatgacgcagccacccTTATGCTTGAAAATACGGAGAGTGTTACTCAgcaatgtgttgttttggatttgccctaaacattgtattcaggacaaaaagttaattgatttgcaatttttttgcagcattactttagtgccttgtcgcaaacaggatgcatgttttggaatatttttttattatgcacaggcttccttcttttcactgttgattaggttagtattgtggagttactaaaatgttgttgaccaatcctcagttttctgctatcacagctattaaactctgtaactgttttaacgtcaccattggcctcatggtgaaatccccgagcggtttccttcctctccggcaactgagttagtaaggatgcctgtatctttgtagtgactgggtgtattggtacaccatccaaagtgtatttaataacttaaac
This genomic interval from Salvelinus sp. IW2-2015 linkage group LG22, ASM291031v2, whole genome shotgun sequence contains the following:
- the LOC111949618 gene encoding mitogen-activated protein kinase kinase kinase 10 codes for the protein MDFVCDLTEGRPTPLTSSRAAMDPYARASSTAAPLPCTSCGGCCDPPPPGLMLVGPLGPPYGPPLSSMPPHMTPAPPVCSAPAVQAENGSSWNSSSGSPDSHPGSSTTSNPYWMAVFDYEATADEELTLRRGDLLEVLSKDSKVSGDEGWWTGKIQDKVGIFPCNYVTRRDAGSYQQLAPGGLVAGGVPEGCPLEIDFTELVLEEVIGAGGFGKVYRGMWQGEEVAVKAARQDPDEDISATAESVRQEARLFWMLRHPNIINLIGVCLREPNLCLVMEYARGGALNRALAGKKVPPRVLVNWAVQIATGMDYLHNQTFVPVIHRDLKSSNILILEPIEREDLGGRTLKITDFGLAREWHQTTKMSAAGTYAWMAPEVIKLSLFSKSSDVWSFGVLLWELLTGEVPYREIDALAVAYGVAMNKLTLPVPSTCPEPFALLLAESWSPNPHSRPSFTNILMRLLAIEQSAMFQMPLESFHSLQEDWRLEIQQMFDELRAKEKELRSWEEALARAAEEQREQEEQLXRREQELAEREIDIVERELNIIIHQMYQEKPRVKKRKGHFKKSRLLKLGRDSNSISLPSGFEHKITVQASPSVDKRKPQGNESTTPPASPGVIPRLRAIRLTPSDGSKTWGRSAVCKKEDLAASKKKGRTWGPSSTLQKERLGGEDRLKSLGDGCKVWSSSAPNLGKSPKHAPMTAGFSSLNEMEEHCELEESPGSLMPPETSSNGSVEEGGPSCGGLGPGLGPGLGPGQGPAGLGSGLGYQDSLRRCSQRKKSDLLLLGCASLLASVGLGLDLLQLGRLQVQQDEQDLREEQRKKKDSIFQRTGRFRRSTSPPSRALSLSLSRHRDSTLPCTDPSPSVTLLSLSSLSDCNSTKSLLPSDLEDLALTPGVGFSLPAVPPVPSVNPLLDLRAESFKREPNQSLTPTHVSATMNRGHRRTPSDGAIRPRAQTLGHRRTPSDGSMPMPPPPGPRILPLHAGYKETLDIPRLPDPSSLFPRVLRRKAPAPPVPVPVLEPLTIISPLERPKTLEFAPRPRPTPARVRPDPWKLGSLSRTLSSSPGSSCDSPLGSGDSSASTGTAKPNLMDMDVDGQDLDGTVPLCEQHQAAQLCGQNYG